A single Fundulus heteroclitus isolate FHET01 chromosome 4, MU-UCD_Fhet_4.1, whole genome shotgun sequence DNA region contains:
- the hsd11b2 gene encoding corticosteroid 11-beta-dehydrogenase isozyme 2 isoform X1 → MMDDYNLPFWIYLAVVTVFVGGAMKKVLASHLSAGPTLVAWLGATVLVERLWAFCLPAMLLLVLLALMAFVYSRSRTGPPPSLPAQGKAVFITGCDTGFGNAAAKHLDSLGFDVFATVLNLTGDGARELQRRCSSRLTLLQVDITQPQQVQQALLDTKAKLGLQGLWGLVNNAGVCANLGDAELTLMSNFRSCMEVNFFGTVSVTKTFLPLVRQARGRIVTISSPAGDQPFPCLAAYGASKAALNLFTNTLRHELDPWGVQVSTILPSSYKTAPSCNHTYWEQQHKQLLQSLPPALLEDYGEDYVTETKTLFQSFAEHANPDFSPVVDSIVQALLSPQPQARYYAGPGLSLTYFIHSYFPFSISDRYLKRMFLKKTLMPRALRKQSGLEVDLGLDNRNNNEEKLQQL, encoded by the exons ATGATGGACGACTACAACCTTCCCTTCTGGATCTACCTGGCTGTGGTGACCGTGTTTGTGGGCGGGGCCATGAAGAAGGTCCTGGCGTCCCACCTGAGCGCCGGCCCCACGCTGGTGGCCTGGCTGGGGGCCACGGTGCTGGTGGAGCGGCTGTGGGCGTTCTGCCTGCCGGccatgctgctgctggtgctgctcgCTCTCATGGCCTTCGTCTACTCCAGGTCCAGGACCGGCCCGCCGCCCAGCCTTCCTGCGCAGGGCAAAGCTGTCTTCATTACAG GCTGTGACACCGGCTTTGGAAACGCAGCAGCGAAGCATCTGGACTCTTTGGGTTTCGATGTTTTCGCCACCGTTTTGAACCTGACGGGAGACGGAGCCAGAGAGCTGCAGAGGCGCTGCTCCTCCCGCCTCACCCTCCTGCAGGTGGACATCACGCAGCCGCAGCAGGTGCAGCAGGCGCTGCTGGACACCAAGGCCAAGCTGGGCCTCCAAG gtctCTGGGGTCTGGTGAACAACGCCGGCGTGTGCGCTAACCTGGGAGACGCTGAGCTGACGCTCATGTCTAACTTCAGGAGCTGCATGGAGGTGAACTTCTTCGGCACGGTGAGCGTCACCAAGACCTTCCTGCCGCTGGTGCGCCAGGCCAGAGGACGCATCGTCACCATCTCCAGCCCCGCCG GTGATCAACCCTTCCCGTGCCTGGCGGCGTACGGAGCATCCAAGGCGGCGTTGAACCTCTTCACCAACACCCTGAGGCACGAGCTGGACCCCTGGGGGGTCCAGGTGAGCACCATCCTGCCGTCCTCATACAAGACag CGCCCTCCTGCAACCACACCTACTGGGAGCAGCAGCACAAGCAGCTCCTGCAGAGTCTGCCTCCAGCGCTCCTGGAAGATTACGGCGAGGACTACGTGACCGAGACCAAGACCCTGTTCCAGAGCTTCGCTGAGCACGCCAACCCAGACTTCAGCCCCGTGGTCGACTCCATCGTCCAGGCGCTGCTGTCGCCACAGCCGCAGGCTCGCTACTACGCCGGGCCGGGCCTCAGCCTCACGTACTTCATCCACAGCTACTTCCCCTTCAGCATCAGCGACCGCTACCTGAAGAGGATGTTCTTGAAGAAGACACTGATGCCACGCGCGCTGAGGAAGCAGTCGGGTCTGGAGGTGGACCTCGGCCTGGACAACAGAAACAACAACGaggagaagctgcagcagctgtaA
- the hsd11b2 gene encoding corticosteroid 11-beta-dehydrogenase isozyme 2 isoform X2 encodes MNPQHGCDTGFGNAAAKHLDSLGFDVFATVLNLTGDGARELQRRCSSRLTLLQVDITQPQQVQQALLDTKAKLGLQGLWGLVNNAGVCANLGDAELTLMSNFRSCMEVNFFGTVSVTKTFLPLVRQARGRIVTISSPAGDQPFPCLAAYGASKAALNLFTNTLRHELDPWGVQVSTILPSSYKTAPSCNHTYWEQQHKQLLQSLPPALLEDYGEDYVTETKTLFQSFAEHANPDFSPVVDSIVQALLSPQPQARYYAGPGLSLTYFIHSYFPFSISDRYLKRMFLKKTLMPRALRKQSGLEVDLGLDNRNNNEEKLQQL; translated from the exons ATGAACCCTCAACATG GCTGTGACACCGGCTTTGGAAACGCAGCAGCGAAGCATCTGGACTCTTTGGGTTTCGATGTTTTCGCCACCGTTTTGAACCTGACGGGAGACGGAGCCAGAGAGCTGCAGAGGCGCTGCTCCTCCCGCCTCACCCTCCTGCAGGTGGACATCACGCAGCCGCAGCAGGTGCAGCAGGCGCTGCTGGACACCAAGGCCAAGCTGGGCCTCCAAG gtctCTGGGGTCTGGTGAACAACGCCGGCGTGTGCGCTAACCTGGGAGACGCTGAGCTGACGCTCATGTCTAACTTCAGGAGCTGCATGGAGGTGAACTTCTTCGGCACGGTGAGCGTCACCAAGACCTTCCTGCCGCTGGTGCGCCAGGCCAGAGGACGCATCGTCACCATCTCCAGCCCCGCCG GTGATCAACCCTTCCCGTGCCTGGCGGCGTACGGAGCATCCAAGGCGGCGTTGAACCTCTTCACCAACACCCTGAGGCACGAGCTGGACCCCTGGGGGGTCCAGGTGAGCACCATCCTGCCGTCCTCATACAAGACag CGCCCTCCTGCAACCACACCTACTGGGAGCAGCAGCACAAGCAGCTCCTGCAGAGTCTGCCTCCAGCGCTCCTGGAAGATTACGGCGAGGACTACGTGACCGAGACCAAGACCCTGTTCCAGAGCTTCGCTGAGCACGCCAACCCAGACTTCAGCCCCGTGGTCGACTCCATCGTCCAGGCGCTGCTGTCGCCACAGCCGCAGGCTCGCTACTACGCCGGGCCGGGCCTCAGCCTCACGTACTTCATCCACAGCTACTTCCCCTTCAGCATCAGCGACCGCTACCTGAAGAGGATGTTCTTGAAGAAGACACTGATGCCACGCGCGCTGAGGAAGCAGTCGGGTCTGGAGGTGGACCTCGGCCTGGACAACAGAAACAACAACGaggagaagctgcagcagctgtaA